The following proteins come from a genomic window of Pelagicoccus albus:
- a CDS encoding nucleoside 2-deoxyribosyltransferase yields MSAKKVYLAGCLFDLRHLAGNAMLAEEIKKCSNGRYDVYLPQDYEPESLGAKAIRDSDFEGLLNCEAAIFQYDGTELDSGTVVEFMTAKFADLPSVLLRTDFRKGGDRNEDPWNLMSSFYPRTASLVVDAMHLYVECEHERLGGVKASEMAIRKLAELAVARLDEVCALPPVPVEGVERREALERLLGM; encoded by the coding sequence ATGAGTGCGAAGAAAGTTTATCTAGCGGGATGCTTGTTCGATCTTCGACATCTCGCGGGCAATGCTATGCTAGCGGAAGAGATCAAAAAGTGCTCAAATGGTCGCTACGACGTGTATTTGCCGCAGGACTACGAGCCGGAAAGCTTAGGCGCAAAGGCAATTCGCGACAGTGACTTCGAGGGTCTGCTAAACTGCGAAGCTGCCATTTTTCAATATGACGGGACCGAACTCGATTCGGGCACTGTGGTTGAGTTTATGACTGCCAAGTTTGCGGATCTTCCCAGCGTCCTATTGAGAACGGATTTTCGTAAAGGCGGGGATCGCAATGAGGATCCTTGGAACCTGATGAGCAGCTTTTATCCACGGACGGCGTCTCTCGTGGTGGATGCCATGCACCTTTACGTCGAATGCGAACATGAGCGATTAGGAGGAGTCAAGGCCTCTGAGATGGCGATCCGTAAGCTAGCTGAACTTGCAGTAGCCAGACTCGACGAAGTTTGCGCTCTCCCGCCTGTGCCGGTGGAGGGAGTCGAGCGTCGAGAAGCCCTCGAGCGTTTGCTCGGAATGTAG
- a CDS encoding NupC/NupG family nucleoside CNT transporter has protein sequence MDMLYSLFRALIGIVGLLALCWWVSEDRKRINWRLIGAGLLLQFVLAVLILKVSVFRNIVASVSGFFSKLIGFSDDGASMVFGSMPTDIPVFGIAWTVLSTIVFFSAFSAILYHLRILQVMVFAFAWLLSKALKLSGAECLASAANVFIGQTEAPLVIKPYLKSMTRSEINSLMTGGMATIAGGVLALYMSTLGGGDETAMIAFGKHLLTASILSAPAAMVAAKIIAPQTEKVEGQLAFPKNTEYESVLDAATKGTSDGLMLALNVGAMLVAFTALVALLNYVTGTWIGEWTGLNAWVASITDGKFSSFDFSFVVGVISAPFAWLLGVANSDLLVVGQLLGERIVFNELYAYFHFAELKDAGVITDEKSILILTYALCGFANIASIGIQVGGISALEKSQRPNLLRYGFKALIGGMVACYLTAVVASTIQSTIL, from the coding sequence ATGGATATGCTTTACTCGCTTTTTCGGGCACTGATTGGAATAGTCGGTCTACTGGCTCTATGTTGGTGGGTAAGCGAGGACCGAAAACGGATAAATTGGCGCTTAATCGGAGCTGGGTTGCTGCTGCAGTTCGTTTTGGCTGTCCTGATTCTTAAGGTATCCGTTTTCCGCAACATTGTCGCTTCGGTGTCCGGTTTTTTCAGCAAGCTGATCGGGTTCAGCGACGACGGAGCGAGCATGGTTTTCGGTTCCATGCCTACTGATATTCCGGTCTTCGGCATCGCATGGACAGTGCTATCGACCATCGTCTTCTTTTCGGCTTTTTCGGCGATCCTATATCATCTACGAATCTTGCAGGTCATGGTCTTCGCCTTCGCTTGGCTGCTGAGCAAGGCCTTGAAACTTTCCGGGGCAGAGTGCTTAGCATCCGCCGCTAATGTCTTCATCGGCCAAACGGAGGCCCCGCTCGTCATCAAGCCCTACCTCAAGAGCATGACGCGTTCGGAAATCAATTCGCTTATGACTGGAGGTATGGCGACGATCGCTGGCGGAGTGCTTGCTCTCTATATGAGCACCTTGGGGGGAGGTGATGAGACCGCTATGATCGCGTTTGGTAAGCACTTGCTTACCGCTTCGATCTTGAGTGCGCCGGCAGCGATGGTTGCGGCTAAGATCATAGCCCCGCAGACCGAGAAAGTGGAAGGCCAGCTCGCTTTCCCAAAAAACACGGAATATGAAAGTGTGCTGGACGCGGCTACTAAAGGTACCTCGGACGGTTTGATGCTGGCTCTCAATGTGGGAGCGATGCTGGTCGCTTTCACGGCTCTGGTGGCGCTTCTCAATTATGTCACGGGCACCTGGATTGGAGAGTGGACGGGCTTGAACGCTTGGGTCGCTTCGATCACAGACGGAAAGTTCAGCAGCTTCGACTTCAGTTTCGTGGTGGGCGTTATCAGCGCCCCCTTCGCTTGGCTTCTAGGGGTGGCGAATAGTGACCTGTTGGTGGTGGGGCAGCTGCTGGGAGAACGTATCGTTTTCAATGAGCTCTATGCCTATTTCCATTTTGCCGAGTTGAAGGATGCAGGAGTCATTACCGATGAAAAATCGATCTTGATCCTAACTTACGCACTCTGCGGTTTTGCTAATATCGCGTCCATCGGGATTCAGGTTGGCGGAATTTCAGCGCTCGAAAAGAGCCAGCGGCCAAATCTGCTCCGCTACGGTTTTAAGGCGTTGATTGGCGGAATGGTTGCCTGTTATTTGACAGCGGTCGTCGCCTCGACGATTCAATCCACAATTCTCTAG
- the malQ gene encoding 4-alpha-glucanotransferase — MKDPLFNWLDHRAAGVLLHPTSLPGEYGIGTLNEHAYRFIDFLTAGGFKYWQLCPLGPTGFGDSPYQSFSSFAGNPYLISLNALEGLHLLDSAILEELKILPNSFVDYGGLFNAKWPVLDAVYEAFVQGNKKIRPYGPFASFKKKHADWLEPYAYFQAFKAHFDGKPWYQWPKEFRSFSEAKDSPLLKELERKIDAEMFFQYLFEGQWQALKSYSNKKGVEIIGDIPIFVALDSADVWQNPQYFQLDPETYLPTAVAGCPPDYFSEDGQLWGNPLYDWDALAKYGNSWWIKRLKRCFQLYDVVRVDHFRGFDSYWSIPYGSETARFGEWKKGPGLDFFKSIKKKIKDCKLIAEDLGDLTDDVRALRRDSGLPGMSILQFAFGGDGDNFYLPHNLQADSVLYPGTHDNNTSLGWFESASDRERTHVQRYLGVDGNVIGWDLIRASYKAVSKLAIIPMQDIMSLGSEARFNTPGRAQGNWSWRYTPGQLAQLQGGTTSYLKELSDLYYRDGSPAVV; from the coding sequence ATGAAAGACCCACTCTTTAACTGGCTCGACCATCGCGCAGCGGGAGTACTCCTCCACCCAACATCGCTTCCAGGCGAATACGGCATAGGCACGCTGAACGAACATGCTTACCGATTCATCGACTTCCTCACTGCAGGTGGGTTCAAATATTGGCAGCTATGCCCACTGGGGCCAACCGGTTTCGGGGACTCGCCCTACCAGTCCTTTTCATCCTTTGCCGGGAATCCATACCTCATCTCCCTAAACGCATTGGAAGGCCTCCATCTCCTCGATTCAGCGATCCTTGAGGAGCTTAAAATCTTGCCCAACAGCTTCGTAGACTACGGAGGACTCTTCAATGCCAAGTGGCCGGTTCTCGATGCCGTCTACGAAGCCTTTGTCCAAGGTAACAAGAAAATCCGCCCCTACGGCCCCTTCGCTAGCTTCAAAAAGAAACACGCGGACTGGCTCGAGCCGTACGCTTATTTCCAAGCCTTCAAGGCCCACTTCGACGGCAAGCCATGGTACCAGTGGCCTAAAGAATTCCGCTCTTTCTCAGAGGCCAAAGACAGTCCGCTGCTCAAAGAGCTGGAGCGAAAGATCGATGCGGAAATGTTCTTCCAATACCTTTTCGAAGGCCAATGGCAGGCCCTCAAAAGCTACTCGAACAAGAAGGGAGTCGAAATCATCGGAGATATTCCGATCTTCGTAGCCCTCGACAGCGCCGATGTTTGGCAAAATCCACAGTACTTCCAACTAGATCCTGAAACATACCTGCCGACCGCCGTGGCGGGTTGCCCTCCTGACTATTTCTCCGAGGATGGCCAACTTTGGGGAAATCCTCTCTACGACTGGGATGCTTTGGCTAAATATGGAAACTCCTGGTGGATCAAGCGACTGAAGCGTTGCTTCCAGCTCTACGACGTCGTGCGGGTCGATCACTTCCGAGGCTTCGATTCGTATTGGAGTATTCCATACGGATCCGAAACCGCCAGATTCGGAGAATGGAAAAAAGGCCCCGGGCTCGACTTCTTCAAATCCATCAAGAAGAAGATCAAAGACTGCAAATTGATCGCGGAGGATTTGGGCGACTTGACGGACGATGTTCGAGCCTTACGCCGCGACTCGGGACTGCCTGGCATGTCTATCCTGCAGTTCGCGTTCGGCGGCGATGGAGACAATTTTTATCTCCCACACAATCTGCAGGCCGACTCGGTCCTGTATCCCGGCACACATGACAACAACACTTCACTCGGCTGGTTCGAAAGCGCTTCCGACCGGGAGAGGACTCACGTGCAACGCTACCTCGGGGTAGACGGAAACGTGATTGGCTGGGACTTGATCCGCGCCTCCTACAAAGCCGTTTCGAAACTAGCCATCATTCCGATGCAGGACATTATGAGCTTGGGATCTGAAGCACGCTTCAACACCCCCGGTCGAGCTCAAGGTAATTGGTCTTGGAGATACACTCCAGGTCAACTTGCCCAACTGCAAGGCGGCACCACGAGCTACCTCAAAGAATTGTCGGATCTCTACTATCGCGACGGATCACCAGCGGTCGTATAA
- a CDS encoding alpha/beta fold hydrolase, whose translation MSSKEVPEFLKEEYPFKPKRLKLSCGYEMSYVDEGSGFPVLMVHGNPTWSFYYRNVVKKLSSKFRCIAVDHIGCGLSDRPGSDYSYRVEQRIKDLGELIDSIGLKRFDIVVHDWGGVIGLGAALRRFEKLRRVTILNTAAFVDSRIPSRISLCRAPIFGKLLVQGLNGFAGPAASMSVHKKPLSKAVKQGMLFPYGNWSDRRAVYEFVKDIPMHVSHPSFETLVSVENDLLKLRQRDVTILWGGKDFCFNDHFYERWRRFLPDATAFHYPQGGHYILEDETDSCCEAIYQMADYDED comes from the coding sequence GTGAGCTCGAAGGAAGTGCCCGAATTTCTGAAGGAGGAATATCCCTTCAAGCCGAAGCGGCTGAAGTTGAGTTGCGGATACGAGATGAGCTATGTCGATGAAGGTAGCGGATTTCCAGTACTCATGGTGCATGGCAACCCAACTTGGTCGTTCTACTACCGCAATGTGGTCAAAAAGCTAAGCTCCAAGTTCAGATGTATCGCAGTTGACCATATTGGCTGCGGATTGAGCGATCGCCCGGGGTCGGATTATTCGTATCGAGTCGAACAAAGAATCAAGGATTTAGGGGAGTTGATCGACTCGATCGGACTCAAACGATTCGACATCGTGGTACACGATTGGGGAGGCGTTATCGGACTGGGAGCGGCCTTGAGGCGTTTCGAAAAGCTCCGCCGAGTTACCATATTGAATACAGCCGCGTTTGTTGACTCGCGGATCCCTTCACGCATTTCGCTTTGCCGCGCCCCGATTTTCGGAAAGCTGCTCGTGCAGGGCTTGAATGGTTTTGCCGGACCGGCGGCAAGCATGTCGGTCCACAAAAAGCCGCTTTCGAAAGCCGTAAAGCAGGGCATGTTGTTTCCCTACGGAAATTGGAGCGATCGGCGAGCGGTGTACGAATTCGTGAAGGATATTCCCATGCACGTTTCGCATCCGAGTTTCGAAACCTTGGTTTCTGTCGAGAATGATTTGCTGAAGCTGAGGCAGCGCGATGTGACGATACTCTGGGGTGGAAAGGATTTTTGTTTCAACGACCATTTCTATGAGCGTTGGCGGCGGTTTTTGCCGGACGCGACAGCCTTCCATTATCCGCAAGGAGGACACTACATTTTGGAAGACGAAACAGATTCCTGCTGCGAAGCCATTTACCAAATGGCTGACTACGACGAAGATTAA
- a CDS encoding 3-oxoacyl-ACP synthase III, producing MKFRSAVIDSIAYTTPPESWSSELIEQKLAPLYQKLRLPEGRLELMTGIKERKFWDREVRPSEIAAEAGRKAIAQSGLSPDQMEVCIHSSVSRDMLEPATASFAHRLMGLGPQTQVFDVSNACLGFLNSIALLSSMIDAGQVKAGVVVSGENGKPLLERTIQILLERELTRKTIKPFFANLTIGAGAVAAVVCHESLSPNGHRILGGSVLADTSANDLCQGDSSSGGGGLEMQTDSEEMLQAGVALAKRTWLAFKDVLGWGENTADRVVCHQVGAAHQRLLFDTLGLDHAKDFSSYQTFGNTGSAALPITLAKAAEEQAIKAGDKVALLGIGSGLNCLMMGVEW from the coding sequence ATGAAGTTTCGCTCCGCAGTAATCGATTCGATCGCGTACACCACCCCTCCGGAATCCTGGTCCAGCGAGCTGATCGAGCAAAAGCTTGCTCCGCTCTACCAGAAGCTTCGATTGCCCGAAGGCCGTCTGGAGTTGATGACGGGCATCAAGGAACGCAAGTTTTGGGACCGCGAAGTTCGTCCTTCCGAAATCGCGGCCGAAGCCGGCCGGAAAGCGATAGCCCAATCTGGACTTTCACCGGATCAGATGGAGGTTTGTATCCATTCATCTGTGAGCCGCGACATGCTCGAGCCAGCTACGGCTTCTTTCGCTCATCGCTTAATGGGATTGGGGCCGCAAACGCAGGTTTTCGATGTATCCAATGCGTGCCTCGGTTTTCTCAATTCGATCGCTCTGTTGAGCTCTATGATCGATGCCGGTCAGGTGAAGGCTGGCGTGGTAGTGTCAGGCGAGAATGGCAAACCGCTCTTGGAGCGAACGATCCAGATTTTGCTGGAGCGTGAGTTGACCCGCAAAACGATAAAACCGTTTTTCGCGAATTTGACCATTGGGGCTGGAGCCGTGGCAGCCGTCGTTTGCCACGAATCACTTTCACCTAACGGACACAGGATTTTGGGCGGTAGTGTATTGGCTGATACGTCTGCCAATGACCTTTGCCAAGGAGATTCCAGCTCAGGTGGCGGAGGTCTCGAGATGCAGACTGATTCGGAAGAGATGCTGCAGGCTGGCGTTGCCTTAGCCAAGCGGACCTGGCTCGCGTTTAAGGATGTGCTCGGATGGGGCGAAAATACTGCGGATCGCGTGGTTTGCCATCAGGTTGGAGCGGCCCATCAGCGATTGCTCTTCGATACGCTTGGCTTGGATCATGCGAAGGATTTTTCCAGCTACCAGACTTTCGGCAACACCGGGTCGGCGGCACTACCTATTACTTTGGCCAAAGCCGCGGAAGAGCAAGCGATCAAAGCGGGCGACAAGGTAGCTCTGCTGGGAATTGGAAGTGGTTTAAACTGTTTGATGATGGGGGTGGAGTGGTGA
- a CDS encoding enoyl-ACP reductase FabI → MGFLNLEGKKFLVMGVANRKSVAWFIAKTLEEEGATVIYSVRSEARKETTAKLLKDKPVYVCDVENKEEVLKLAEDVGSDFGTLDGLVHSIAFANYSEGFKPFHETKREDFLQATAISAFSLVEVSNAFKPYLSKTASVVAISISSLTITAENYGYMSPVKAALDSSIRFLAKSFSKDTAVRFNTVNPGTLKTSASAGIPGYLESYLFSEKLTFRKQALNTQEVANAAVFLLSDRSSGMNGTGLTLDAGMGINYFDAEVVKLAMRPEEKGGES, encoded by the coding sequence ATGGGTTTCCTCAATTTAGAAGGCAAAAAGTTCCTCGTGATGGGCGTGGCGAATCGGAAGAGCGTCGCCTGGTTCATCGCTAAAACTCTAGAAGAAGAGGGCGCGACCGTTATTTACAGCGTGCGTTCGGAAGCGCGCAAAGAGACCACGGCAAAGTTGCTCAAGGATAAGCCGGTCTATGTTTGCGACGTAGAAAACAAGGAGGAGGTTCTCAAACTCGCAGAGGATGTCGGGTCTGATTTCGGAACCTTGGACGGTCTGGTCCACTCCATCGCATTCGCCAACTACAGCGAGGGCTTCAAACCTTTTCACGAGACCAAGCGGGAAGACTTTTTGCAGGCGACAGCGATCTCAGCGTTCTCGCTGGTTGAGGTTTCCAACGCCTTCAAGCCATACCTCAGTAAAACGGCCTCCGTAGTGGCCATCAGTATTTCATCACTCACCATTACGGCTGAGAATTATGGATACATGTCGCCGGTAAAAGCTGCTCTCGACTCTTCCATTCGTTTCCTCGCCAAGTCCTTCAGCAAGGACACTGCCGTACGCTTCAATACTGTAAACCCCGGAACTTTGAAGACTAGCGCCTCTGCCGGGATCCCCGGTTACTTAGAGAGTTATCTCTTCAGCGAAAAGCTAACCTTCCGTAAGCAAGCTCTGAATACGCAGGAAGTCGCCAACGCCGCCGTCTTTTTACTCAGTGATCGTTCGAGCGGAATGAATGGTACGGGACTGACTCTAGACGCGGGTATGGGAATTAACTATTTCGATGCTGAAGTCGTAAAGTTGGCCATGAGACCGGAAGAGAAGGGCGGAGAGTCCTAA
- a CDS encoding 3-hydroxyacyl-ACP dehydratase FabZ family protein gives MATEEILNAIPHRPPFLFVDEVVEHTENSLTTRRYVPETEAFFQGHYPGNPIMPGVIISEAVFQTGAIFLTRLFADDLAAEPDMVPVLTKISDARFKSIVRPKDTLLITAKYKEKMGRFVFMDGSVATEDGRRVMTVSFSVALAKAPKD, from the coding sequence ATGGCAACTGAAGAAATCCTAAACGCGATCCCGCATCGTCCTCCTTTCCTCTTCGTCGACGAAGTGGTGGAACACACGGAAAACTCGCTCACTACGCGTCGCTACGTGCCAGAGACGGAAGCGTTTTTTCAGGGCCATTACCCAGGCAATCCGATCATGCCGGGCGTTATCATTTCCGAAGCGGTTTTCCAGACGGGAGCGATTTTTCTCACCCGTCTCTTTGCGGATGATCTGGCTGCAGAACCAGACATGGTGCCGGTTCTGACCAAGATCTCGGATGCTCGCTTCAAAAGCATCGTACGGCCCAAGGACACTCTGCTAATTACGGCCAAGTATAAGGAAAAAATGGGCAGATTCGTTTTTATGGATGGAAGCGTCGCAACGGAGGATGGTCGCCGTGTTATGACCGTTTCGTTTAGCGTAGCTCTAGCCAAGGCTCCCAAAGACTAG
- a CDS encoding phytoene desaturase family protein, which yields MGKNWLEGVEEEYDVVVIGSGLGGLTSANILAKCGHKVLLVEHHYQYGGLATWFKRPGKHIFDISLHGFPHGMVKSCRKYWTKEIADSIVQLKDVRFINPQFDVWTTFDRQDFTRILVEDFKLERDQVEGFYTHLRQMNFYDDDKRTTRELFEEFFPGRKDVHRLLLEPIAYANGSTLDEPAITYGIVFSNFMSKGVYTFQGGTDVLVGKMVEELERNGATLRKNVLARQILTEEVDGKPQVTGVVLEGRTRDSEPDNLKTIRCKAVVSNANVVTTVKKMVGEEKFSQAYLDELDAVRINSSSCQVYMGIKEGESIPNIGDLVFTSDAPVFSSEELVDLHTTSRTFSVYYPETRPGSDRYTIVASLNAKYVDWGSLSDEEYETHKQRLIEESLVSLEKYIPGVRDKIDHLEAATPRTINRYTRHPEGTSFGTKFEGLKCSMELPEQIGGLYHAGSVGIIMSGWLGSMNYGVITSNKVDKQIVAMKAAEKSSSVSS from the coding sequence GGTCGAGCACCACTATCAGTACGGAGGCCTTGCTACCTGGTTCAAGCGTCCCGGAAAACACATCTTCGACATTTCTCTCCACGGCTTCCCGCACGGCATGGTTAAGTCTTGCCGGAAATATTGGACCAAGGAAATTGCCGACTCGATCGTACAGCTCAAAGACGTCCGCTTCATCAACCCGCAGTTTGATGTCTGGACGACTTTTGACCGCCAGGACTTTACTCGAATCCTGGTTGAGGACTTCAAGTTGGAGCGCGACCAAGTGGAAGGCTTCTACACGCATCTGCGCCAGATGAACTTCTACGACGACGACAAGCGGACCACTCGGGAGCTTTTCGAAGAGTTTTTCCCCGGCCGCAAGGACGTACATCGTCTGTTGTTGGAGCCAATCGCCTACGCAAACGGATCCACGCTCGATGAACCAGCGATCACCTACGGAATCGTTTTCTCGAATTTCATGAGCAAGGGCGTCTACACCTTCCAAGGCGGAACGGATGTCCTCGTAGGAAAGATGGTAGAGGAGTTGGAGCGCAACGGAGCGACGCTTCGAAAAAATGTTTTGGCCCGTCAGATTTTGACCGAAGAGGTCGACGGTAAGCCTCAGGTGACTGGCGTAGTGCTAGAAGGACGGACGCGCGACAGCGAGCCGGACAATCTCAAGACCATCCGCTGCAAGGCAGTGGTCTCTAACGCCAACGTAGTGACCACCGTCAAGAAGATGGTAGGCGAAGAAAAGTTTTCCCAAGCCTACCTCGATGAACTGGACGCGGTTCGCATCAACAGCAGCTCCTGCCAAGTTTACATGGGTATTAAGGAAGGCGAATCGATCCCGAACATCGGTGACCTAGTCTTCACGTCTGACGCTCCAGTATTTAGCAGTGAAGAATTGGTCGACCTCCACACTACCAGCCGAACCTTCTCTGTCTATTACCCAGAGACTCGCCCCGGATCCGACCGTTACACCATTGTTGCATCTTTGAACGCCAAATATGTGGATTGGGGAAGCTTGAGCGACGAGGAGTACGAAACGCACAAGCAACGGCTCATCGAGGAGTCTTTGGTATCGCTTGAGAAGTATATCCCTGGTGTGCGAGATAAGATTGACCACTTGGAGGCGGCGACGCCGAGAACGATCAACCGCTACACACGCCATCCGGAAGGGACTTCCTTCGGAACGAAATTCGAAGGCCTGAAGTGCTCGATGGAATTGCCGGAGCAGATTGGCGGACTGTATCACGCAGGATCCGTGGGAATCATCATGTCAGGCTGGCTTGGATCCATGAACTATGGCGTGATTACCTCCAACAAGGTGGACAAGCAAATCGTAGCAATGAAGGCTGCGGAGAAATCATCTAGCGTATCGAGCTAA